The Terriglobus sp. TAA 43 sequence GCAAGGATCAGCACACAGTCGATTGTGCGCCGTTTTCATGGGATACGCGACTAGAGAACGAGCAGCAGGATCTTGCCTCCGGTGCCACCCTTTTCTGCGAACGTTTGTGCCTCGACGGCTTCGTGCAGAGCGTAGCGGCGGACGATGGGGAGTTTGAATTTGCCGTCGCGGTAGTCCTGCGCGAAGGCGAGGACGCGTTTGGGGTCGGGGTGCGCTTTGACGCGCGCGAGGCGAACGCCGGGGTGGAGTGATACGTCGGGCGGCGGCGTAACCACGGTGGCGCAGACGCCGCCTTCGCAGATGTGGGTGAGCAGTGGCGTAGTCGCCTTATCGCCGGTGGTATCAGCGATGGCGTCGACGGTGCCCATGCATTTGCGCGCTTCTTCGTCGTCCATGGCGAGGACGCCGTGCGCGCCGAGTTCCTTCGCCTCCTCAACCTGCGATGAGCGAACACCGGCGATGACGTTGGCGCCCAGCGTGAGAGCGCTGTGCACGGCTGCGCGGCCCACGCTGCCGAGCGCTCCTGTGACAATCACGGACTGGCCCGGTTGCAGAGCGCAACCTTCGCGGACGAGTTGGTCGCCGGTGAGAACGACGAGGGGTAAAGCAGCCGCTTCTACGGGATCAAGGCCTTCGGGCGTGTGCGTGATGTCGACGGCCTTGATGGCGACCAGCGAGGCGTAGGTGGCAGATTCGGGACTGAAGGCCATGACGCGATCGCCGACGCTGACGCCCTGCACGTCTTTGCCGATGGCGCGCACGATGCCGATGACATCACGGCCAAGGATTGCCGGGAAGGTCAGAGGGTATCGCTCTTGTGCTGCGCCGGAACGCATCTTCCAATCGATGGGATTGATGCTGGTGGCGGCGGTGGCGATGAGCACCTGGTCATCCGCGATCTGAGGGTCGGGAACGTCGGTTTCATAATGCAGGTTCTTTGCCGGGCCGTACTCATAGAGGCGCACTGCGTTCATGGCTGGGTTCCGTCCTTGTTCAGCTCAGATGCTACCGCCATCTTCTGCGAGATAGTTTTTCCATGCGTCTGTTGTCGCAATGCGACGCAGGCGATGGAAGCGGCTGCGCATGAGACGGAGGATGTGGGGTGTCATGATGTATCGCGCAACAAGTCGGCCTGCGAATCCAAACGGCAGATTGAAGCGAACCTCGTCGTGGAGTTCAGTCTGGCCGTTTGGCAGTTGTGCCAGGTGATGGTCGTGCTGGAAGGTGCGGAAGCGACCCGCGAGCATGGTGTCCTGCAGGAAGGTGGGACGGACGTAGCCACTGATGCGCGAGACGTGGAAGTGGCGCATGCCCAGCTGCCAGCCCTGCCAACGCACTATATCGCCTGACTGTACGAGGCCGCTGGTGCGTCCGCTGATGGGCGTCATGCCCAGCTCTTCCTGCACGAGGGCGATGGAACAGCTGAGCAGAAAACAGCGGTCGATGGGAGCAGCGATCGTCTCTGTCATTCGCAGCGTGAAGATGCCGTTGTCTTCTGTCCAATCGCGCATGGCCCTCTATGGGATGCACGTATGGACGTTACCGCTGTGGCTGCAGCCTTGCCGCGAGAAGATGGCCACCGCTGGAGAGGACGTGCAAGTCGCTGCCGTGGAAGTAACGCGTGTTGATGGCGTTGCGATCGAGGTCGTGCAAGAGCTGCCATCCGGATTGCTGCAGACGATGTTGGATCTCGTCGGGCATGAAGAAGAGGCGGAAGGGTTCACCTGCAGCGGCGACGCGAGCGGACATGGAGTCGAGTGCGAGACGTTCCAGCGGCGGCAGCGCGTGACGGGGCATGCCGTAGTCAAAGATGAGGACTGAGCCGGGAGCGCAACTGGAGAGGAAGTTGAGAGTAGCTGCGAAGCCTTCGTCGGTGAGGTATGGAACGACGCCTAGCCATGCGAAGACCGCCGGTTGCGATGGATCAAAACCGGTGCTGCGAAGACGTTCGGCGAGGTCGTCGTGATGGAAGTCGACAGCGACATGGTGGGCCTGCTGCGGGACGTCAATGTCATGGTCTTCCAACTGGCGGAGCTTCCACGCCTGCGTGTCGGGGTGGTCGACCTCGAAGA is a genomic window containing:
- a CDS encoding NADP-dependent oxidoreductase, whose protein sequence is MNAVRLYEYGPAKNLHYETDVPDPQIADDQVLIATAATSINPIDWKMRSGAAQERYPLTFPAILGRDVIGIVRAIGKDVQGVSVGDRVMAFSPESATYASLVAIKAVDITHTPEGLDPVEAAALPLVVLTGDQLVREGCALQPGQSVIVTGALGSVGRAAVHSALTLGANVIAGVRSSQVEEAKELGAHGVLAMDDEEARKCMGTVDAIADTTGDKATTPLLTHICEGGVCATVVTPPPDVSLHPGVRLARVKAHPDPKRVLAFAQDYRDGKFKLPIVRRYALHEAVEAQTFAEKGGTGGKILLLVL
- a CDS encoding class I SAM-dependent methyltransferase, giving the protein MREGTPSRTAWRVALRRAAHQVFDQPIIFDDPLALRILGLTNSSNWDAEGLRAPNRPHSVSLRAFLVARSRFAEDTLTAAVYEGVRQYVLLGAGLDTFAYRNPFPQLQVFEVDHPDTQAWKLRQLEDHDIDVPQQAHHVAVDFHHDDLAERLRSTGFDPSQPAVFAWLGVVPYLTDEGFAATLNFLSSCAPGSVLIFDYGMPRHALPPLERLALDSMSARVAAAGEPFRLFFMPDEIQHRLQQSGWQLLHDLDRNAINTRYFHGSDLHVLSSGGHLLAARLQPQR